One part of the Longimicrobium sp. genome encodes these proteins:
- a CDS encoding oxygenase MpaB family protein, with protein MDFVERGSIVRRIWGDGDMILLVFAGSAAEFALNRAVDWLFFTGKLPADPIGRLFSTAGYAQHIVFADSQTAARTLDRIRAVHAAVEGQRGQRIPDWAHRDVLYMLIDYSERAHEMLARPLTADEQRELYDVFRRVGTGLGIPDLPRTYGEWRLDRELHLRRDLVHGEGTEALYAQYRKHLGPARYHLLLRLQAILTPGHVRGLLRLKGGAWLRPLLRIYPMLVRAGLRSIIQRLLMPSAYLEAARGLDYPAGEPSRAAQLCGMDRSGLHSQGQECSGRVGTSAWTRLVGLRRNS; from the coding sequence GTGGATTTCGTCGAACGTGGTTCGATCGTGCGGAGGATCTGGGGCGATGGAGACATGATTCTCCTGGTCTTCGCCGGCTCCGCCGCGGAGTTCGCGCTCAACCGCGCGGTCGACTGGCTGTTCTTCACCGGAAAGCTGCCGGCGGATCCCATCGGCCGGCTGTTCTCGACGGCCGGCTACGCGCAGCACATCGTGTTCGCCGACTCGCAGACCGCCGCGCGCACGCTCGATCGCATCCGGGCGGTCCACGCAGCGGTCGAGGGCCAGCGGGGTCAGCGCATCCCGGATTGGGCGCACCGCGACGTGCTCTACATGCTCATCGACTACTCCGAGCGAGCACATGAGATGCTAGCGCGGCCGCTGACCGCGGACGAGCAGCGCGAGCTCTACGACGTGTTCCGGCGGGTGGGCACGGGCCTGGGCATCCCCGACCTCCCCCGGACCTACGGCGAATGGAGGCTCGATCGCGAGCTTCACCTGCGGCGCGACCTGGTACACGGCGAGGGCACGGAAGCGCTCTATGCCCAGTACCGGAAGCACCTTGGACCGGCACGCTATCATCTCCTGCTGCGGCTCCAGGCCATCCTGACCCCCGGGCACGTGCGCGGCCTGCTGCGGCTGAAGGGCGGGGCGTGGCTGCGTCCGCTGCTGCGCATCTACCCTATGCTGGTCCGCGCCGGATTGCGTTCCATCATCCAGCGGCTGCTGATGCCGTCGGCGTACCTGGAGGCCGCGCGGGGGCTGGACTACCCCGCCGGCGAGCCGTCCCGAGCCGCGCAACTCTGTGGCATGGACCGCTCCGGCCTCCACTCGCAAGGGCAGGAGTGCAGCGGGCGGGTGGGGACTTCGGCATGGACGCGTCTCGTCGGGCTCCGTCGGAACTCTTGA
- a CDS encoding DUF5700 domain-containing putative Zn-dependent protease, with product MPAGTAASVETRSPLFRHPSLEVGGTMSSLVHRSRWVATPLLIVLATSGCRERSVVPRQAAAPVPRAEVSLQIDYAGAEAMMAALERDTITDAAVDSLLQIHGVSMMVDNVVRLVPGVQRADFGTALQRFLGTGDVAQEHIHFNLPKAHGERERIRRLLAHLRENEQAVLDRLLAIMGPYTPETGPLHLKAYLMAGGTSTGFVRTTPEGDVFYYNLADAAGDWEGVMAHITHETFHLVQKAAFRRVPSLAAMADSAESLPLPERTLATVVGEGTADLVSDPERFGGGGPEIARMRQRFRTDAEPARVRANFALFDTTFQQVARNEITWREVLDRGFMSNPRFYALGFQMAKAIERHCGAECIRRLLQQRPVEFFLQYISLYREHPEIVGRFAPETERYLMSLR from the coding sequence GTGCCGGCTGGAACGGCGGCATCGGTCGAGACACGCTCTCCACTCTTCCGGCACCCTTCACTCGAAGTCGGCGGAACCATGTCCAGCCTCGTCCATAGATCCCGTTGGGTCGCAACGCCCCTGCTGATCGTGCTCGCCACCTCGGGGTGTCGCGAGCGGAGCGTGGTGCCGCGGCAGGCCGCCGCACCCGTCCCGCGAGCCGAGGTGAGCCTCCAGATCGACTACGCCGGCGCCGAGGCCATGATGGCGGCGCTGGAGCGCGACACCATCACCGATGCGGCGGTGGACTCGCTCCTCCAGATTCACGGCGTGAGCATGATGGTGGACAATGTCGTCCGCCTCGTCCCTGGTGTGCAGCGCGCTGATTTTGGCACCGCCCTCCAGAGGTTCCTGGGGACGGGCGACGTTGCGCAGGAGCACATCCACTTCAACCTGCCGAAGGCCCATGGCGAGCGGGAGCGCATCCGGAGGCTCCTCGCGCATCTCCGGGAGAATGAGCAGGCCGTGCTGGACCGGTTGCTCGCCATCATGGGTCCCTACACGCCGGAAACCGGTCCGCTCCATCTGAAGGCGTACCTGATGGCGGGGGGCACGTCCACTGGCTTCGTCCGCACCACGCCCGAGGGTGACGTGTTCTACTACAATCTCGCGGACGCGGCGGGAGACTGGGAGGGCGTGATGGCCCACATCACCCATGAGACCTTCCATCTCGTGCAGAAGGCGGCGTTCCGCCGGGTGCCGAGCCTCGCGGCCATGGCCGACTCGGCGGAGAGCCTCCCCCTGCCCGAGCGGACGCTGGCGACGGTCGTCGGCGAGGGCACCGCTGATCTGGTGTCGGACCCGGAGAGGTTCGGCGGTGGCGGCCCCGAGATCGCGCGCATGCGCCAGCGCTTCCGTACGGATGCCGAGCCCGCGCGCGTGCGTGCAAATTTCGCGCTCTTCGACACCACGTTTCAGCAGGTGGCCCGCAACGAGATCACCTGGCGGGAGGTTCTGGACCGGGGCTTCATGAGCAACCCCCGGTTCTATGCCCTCGGCTTCCAGATGGCGAAGGCGATCGAGCGTCACTGTGGAGCTGAGTGCATCCGCCGCCTGCTCCAGCAACGACCCGTCGAGTTCTTTCTCCAGTACATCTCCCTTTATCGTGAGCACCCGGAAATCGTGGGCCGCTTCGCCCCGGAGACGGAGCGATACCTCATGTCGCTCCGGTGA
- the parS gene encoding type II toxin-antitoxin system Xre/ParS family antitoxin — MATKSDTGRKATRSATKAVPTEKHGGARAGKESAVKELAEPRRFVPERAGSVIQKWYRLEVGGQARKAEALSGELRLAGKVAAGYPTRAVDDVISSGLVEPRVMYELVVSRRTLADRKQKEKLLSPEQSDRLARVLRVYARAEEAIGDMSRASRWLHKENRALEGKRPVDLLGTDAGTRAVERVLGRIEHGIVS; from the coding sequence ATGGCGACCAAGAGCGACACCGGCCGAAAAGCCACCAGATCCGCTACCAAGGCCGTGCCGACGGAGAAGCACGGGGGAGCCCGTGCCGGTAAGGAGTCGGCCGTCAAGGAACTGGCAGAGCCGCGGCGATTCGTTCCGGAAAGAGCCGGTTCCGTAATCCAGAAGTGGTATCGATTGGAAGTAGGAGGACAGGCCCGGAAAGCTGAAGCTCTGAGCGGCGAATTACGTTTAGCGGGTAAAGTTGCCGCGGGCTATCCAACACGAGCTGTCGACGATGTAATCAGCTCGGGATTGGTTGAACCCCGAGTCATGTACGAACTCGTCGTATCGCGCCGTACGTTGGCCGACCGGAAGCAGAAAGAGAAGCTGCTCAGCCCTGAACAGTCCGATCGGCTCGCGCGCGTGCTCCGCGTTTATGCACGTGCGGAGGAAGCGATCGGGGACATGTCCCGAGCGTCCAGGTGGCTGCACAAGGAAAATCGCGCTCTGGAAGGAAAGCGGCCAGTCGACCTACTGGGGACTGACGCGGGAACTCGCGCCGTAGAAAGGGTTCTCGGCAGGATCGAGCATGGGATCGTAAGCTGA
- a CDS encoding alpha/beta hydrolase family protein has translation MLMRSVTFALLLVFLLAGACALPADPPGGVCSLPTLSDAPAPALALTAFAYDRAAAYDLVLQPIGTQPGVQIYQLSFLSPRGTGRATGRLFVPEGAGPFAGLLLQHGMQGNSQQMTGEGVLLARHGAVVVALDAPFARRGGSSLRFTEADSAEQVQLMTDLQRAVDVLVARPDVDASRLGFVGFSYGGTMGALFVGIERRLKTGILAVADGGLVSHFASPEDAGALAGLTCAERRRWLESMIPIEPIKYVGFASPTSLLLQSGRQDDLVPPRDAERLHAAVRDPKTILWYNAGHGLNAEAARDRLVWLQQRLGMRAPAL, from the coding sequence ATGCTCATGCGCTCCGTCACTTTCGCTCTACTGCTTGTGTTCCTGCTCGCTGGTGCTTGCGCCCTGCCTGCCGACCCGCCCGGCGGCGTGTGCAGCCTCCCGACGCTCAGCGATGCGCCGGCACCCGCCTTGGCCCTGACGGCGTTCGCCTACGACCGCGCGGCGGCCTACGACCTGGTGCTCCAGCCGATCGGCACCCAGCCGGGTGTGCAGATCTACCAACTGAGCTTTCTCAGCCCGCGCGGTACCGGCCGCGCGACGGGGCGGCTCTTCGTGCCCGAGGGTGCGGGCCCGTTCGCGGGGTTGTTGCTGCAGCACGGAATGCAGGGCAACTCCCAACAGATGACGGGCGAAGGGGTGCTGCTGGCGCGCCACGGGGCGGTGGTGGTGGCGCTCGACGCCCCGTTCGCGCGGCGCGGGGGCAGCTCGCTCCGCTTCACCGAGGCTGACAGCGCCGAGCAGGTGCAGCTCATGACCGACCTGCAGCGTGCCGTGGACGTGCTCGTGGCGCGCCCGGACGTGGACGCGAGTCGGCTCGGTTTCGTGGGCTTCAGCTACGGCGGGACGATGGGCGCGCTCTTCGTCGGGATTGAGCGGCGGCTCAAGACGGGCATCCTCGCGGTGGCCGACGGCGGGCTCGTCTCGCACTTCGCCAGCCCCGAGGACGCCGGCGCCTTAGCCGGGCTCACCTGCGCGGAGCGGCGGCGCTGGCTCGAGTCGATGATCCCGATCGAGCCGATCAAGTACGTCGGCTTCGCGTCACCGACGTCCCTCCTGCTGCAGTCGGGGCGGCAGGACGACCTCGTGCCGCCGCGCGACGCCGAGCGGCTGCACGCCGCGGTGCGCGATCCGAAGACGATCCTCTGGTACAACGCGGGGCACGGCCTGAACGCCGAGGCCGCGCGCGACCGCCTGGTGTGGCTGCAGCAGCGGCTCGGGATGCGCGCCCCGGCGCTCTGA
- a CDS encoding ABC transporter ATP-binding protein produces the protein MELQIRDVSKIYPNGVQALNHVSLTIPAGMYGLLGPNGAGKSTLMRILATLQEPDSGTIHLGEIDVVREKDRVRQTLGYLPQEFGVYPKVSAEELLEHFAILKGIAAKKARREVVEALLRQTNLWDVRKQKLGGYSGGMRQRFGVAVALLGNPKLLIVDEPTAGLDPAERVRFLNLLSELGENSAVILSTHIVEDVSELCTRMAIIDRGEILLEAEPLGAIEQMRGRIWRSVIEKRALAEMEREHAVISTKLLAGKTLVHVYADGSPGHGFEPAEPDLEDVYFATMASHIGRRRERAEAAA, from the coding sequence ATGGAACTGCAGATCCGCGACGTATCCAAGATCTACCCGAACGGCGTGCAGGCGCTGAATCACGTTTCGCTTACGATTCCCGCGGGGATGTACGGCCTGCTGGGGCCCAACGGCGCAGGCAAGTCTACGCTGATGCGCATTCTGGCCACCCTGCAGGAGCCGGACAGCGGGACCATCCACCTGGGCGAGATCGACGTCGTGCGCGAAAAGGACCGCGTGCGGCAGACGCTCGGCTACCTGCCGCAGGAGTTCGGCGTGTATCCCAAGGTGAGCGCCGAGGAGCTGCTCGAGCACTTCGCCATCCTCAAGGGCATCGCGGCCAAAAAGGCGCGCAGGGAGGTGGTGGAGGCGCTGCTCCGGCAGACGAACCTGTGGGACGTGCGCAAGCAGAAGCTGGGCGGCTACTCGGGCGGGATGCGGCAGCGCTTTGGCGTGGCGGTGGCGCTGCTGGGCAACCCGAAGCTCCTGATCGTCGACGAGCCGACGGCGGGGCTGGACCCGGCAGAGCGCGTGCGGTTCCTTAACCTGCTGAGCGAGCTGGGCGAGAACAGCGCGGTGATCCTTTCCACGCACATCGTGGAGGACGTCAGCGAGCTGTGCACGCGGATGGCGATCATCGACCGGGGCGAAATCCTGCTGGAAGCCGAGCCGCTGGGCGCCATCGAGCAGATGCGCGGCCGGATCTGGCGCAGCGTGATCGAGAAGCGCGCGCTGGCGGAGATGGAGCGAGAGCACGCGGTGATCTCCACCAAGCTGCTCGCCGGAAAGACCCTCGTGCACGTCTACGCGGACGGATCGCCCGGCCACGGATTCGAGCCGGCCGAGCCGGATTTGGAGGACGTCTACTTCGCCACCATGGCCAGCCACATCGGCAGGCGGCGCGAGCGGGCGGAGGCGGCGGCATGA